Proteins encoded by one window of Tunturibacter psychrotolerans:
- a CDS encoding response regulator transcription factor, with protein sequence MRILLVEDEVRLAENVAAALREIPGYAVDCASDGQIGASLASNRCYDLIILDLMLPLLDGQGVLRKLRADSDLTPVLILTARGEATSIIELLNTGADDYLAKPFDLGELIARSKALIRRGKGVAHPLLRLSDVELDTLQQSVTRAGHLIDLTPMEYHILEYLMHRPKVIVSKRELLEHLYDYNWEHHSNVIEAHVSNLRRKLDWGATEPSIETLRGRGYRLSLREQPRG encoded by the coding sequence ATGCGTATTCTTCTCGTCGAAGATGAGGTCAGGTTAGCGGAGAACGTGGCGGCAGCTCTTCGCGAGATTCCAGGTTACGCTGTTGACTGTGCCTCGGATGGTCAGATAGGTGCGTCGTTGGCGAGTAATCGTTGTTATGACCTCATCATTCTGGATTTGATGCTTCCTCTGCTAGACGGTCAGGGAGTTCTCAGGAAGCTTCGTGCCGACAGCGACCTAACGCCGGTGCTGATCCTGACTGCGCGCGGAGAAGCAACCTCGATCATCGAACTCCTGAATACAGGTGCCGACGACTACTTGGCTAAGCCCTTTGACCTCGGAGAGCTAATTGCGCGTTCCAAGGCTCTGATTCGACGAGGCAAAGGTGTTGCGCATCCTCTACTGAGACTCTCGGACGTTGAACTCGACACGCTTCAGCAATCTGTCACTCGAGCCGGGCACCTGATTGACCTAACACCGATGGAATACCACATCCTCGAATATCTGATGCATCGACCGAAGGTGATCGTTTCCAAGCGGGAGCTCCTTGAGCATCTCTACGACTACAACTGGGAGCATCACTCGAACGTGATTGAGGCACACGTTTCCAATCTGCGCCGGAAACTGGACTGGGGGGCCACAGAGCCAAGCATTGAAACCCTTCGAGGCCGTGGTTACCGACTATCTCTAAGGGAGCAGCCACGCGGATGA
- a CDS encoding efflux RND transporter periplasmic adaptor subunit — protein sequence MTTILLGAFSFLITGCKKAEESTAPEVTVKAVHPQIGSISEQITADATLAPFAQATLSPKVTAPVRKFYVQRGSIVKAGQLLATLENRDLEAAALDNKGVYTSAQAAYETATRATAPEDYTKAQLDLTQAKGMLDLNQSIVSARSQLFAQGAIPGRDLDTAKATLVQSQAAYDIAKQHFETIQKVSHKATLENAQGQLASAQGKYLGAQAQLSYTEMRSPISGVVTDRPLFEGETAAAGTPVITIMDTSALLAKLHISQMQSQQLTQGALAEVTIPGVSDPVAAKVSLISPALDPGSTTVEVWIRVENPKNLFKAGTAAHAVITGRTVSKALLIPSEAVQTAADGTTKSVMVIVADGSARKHTVVLGIQTPETVQVLSGITTADTVITTGAYGLDDGTKVKIGADAADKLDSTGADTKPGPGKKDD from the coding sequence TTGACTACCATTCTTCTTGGCGCCTTCTCGTTTTTGATAACTGGATGCAAGAAAGCTGAGGAATCGACTGCTCCGGAAGTCACCGTCAAGGCCGTTCATCCCCAGATTGGAAGTATCTCCGAACAGATCACGGCTGACGCCACGCTCGCACCGTTCGCGCAGGCAACTCTCTCGCCCAAGGTAACAGCTCCGGTTCGGAAGTTTTATGTTCAACGAGGATCGATTGTCAAAGCAGGCCAACTGCTGGCAACTTTGGAAAACAGGGATCTCGAGGCAGCTGCGCTCGACAACAAAGGAGTGTACACATCCGCTCAAGCCGCCTACGAAACGGCGACTCGTGCTACGGCACCAGAAGACTACACAAAAGCACAACTCGATCTAACCCAAGCTAAGGGCATGCTCGACCTCAATCAAAGTATCGTATCGGCCCGGAGTCAACTGTTCGCCCAGGGAGCTATCCCGGGGCGTGATCTCGACACGGCGAAGGCGACTCTCGTGCAATCACAAGCTGCCTATGACATCGCCAAACAACATTTTGAAACTATTCAGAAGGTGAGCCACAAGGCCACGTTAGAGAACGCTCAAGGGCAACTCGCATCTGCTCAAGGAAAGTACCTGGGGGCCCAGGCACAGCTGAGCTATACGGAGATGCGAAGCCCGATCAGTGGTGTCGTTACGGACCGTCCTCTTTTCGAAGGCGAAACTGCTGCGGCCGGAACACCAGTTATCACTATCATGGACACATCGGCGTTGTTAGCCAAGCTGCACATCTCCCAAATGCAATCGCAGCAACTGACCCAGGGAGCTCTTGCCGAAGTCACGATTCCGGGAGTTTCCGACCCCGTAGCAGCCAAAGTTTCCCTTATTAGTCCGGCTCTTGATCCGGGGAGCACCACCGTTGAAGTTTGGATTCGCGTCGAAAATCCAAAGAACCTCTTTAAAGCAGGTACAGCCGCGCATGCCGTCATCACGGGCCGTACCGTGTCTAAGGCTTTACTCATACCTTCCGAAGCCGTTCAGACAGCAGCCGACGGCACGACAAAGTCAGTCATGGTAATTGTTGCGGACGGATCAGCGCGCAAACACACAGTTGTACTTGGCATCCAAACTCCCGAGACCGTTCAGGTACTCAGCGGCATCACCACTGCCGATACTGTAATAACAACGGGAGCATATGGGCTAGATGATGGAACAAAAGTGAAGATTGGAGCAGATGCTGCCGACAAGCTCGACTCCACCGGCGCGGACACGAAGCCCGGACCCGGGAAGAAGGACGATTAG
- a CDS encoding sensor histidine kinase: MRLRSIKTQLIVSVLLVELASAVLGTTLVVLYERHARFRAFDIMLRGRADSLLGAVQDAEDAQDSVMLDGSEINLPHDDIYEVWDENGRVLGHSPAWKIPGGSNVLATSSKQFDKIRVNGTRYRTIQMDGVRVVDPGDKNGGVRRRVTIVYGSPTRPAWKAVWNAVLFYGATSLILVILTGVVMFWLLRRGLAPLDELAAQASGLSVNSWLFAPSDRIRETTELAPLATALETAMQGLERSFKQQHQFVSDATHELKTAVAVIKSSLQLLSMKPRAPSEYQTGLERCQIDCRRIEEIVVKMLTLARVESNMTGTADHSSVLSTNLGQIVKSVVTQLETFAELNRICIEVLVSDAFTLDIEEDELELLCSNLLMNALQHSKAGDVVRVIGRSVGGWLELVISDQGGGIEKEFLPYIFDRFYRNDFSRSRRTGGTGLGLAICRAITNKANGTIELRSTPGSGTTVVVRLHLDRNSCTPTGITAEQIPSNETKSSSC; this comes from the coding sequence ATGAGACTTCGGTCCATAAAAACGCAGCTCATCGTTTCGGTCCTTCTCGTCGAGCTAGCTTCGGCAGTTTTAGGAACCACTCTTGTAGTTCTGTACGAACGACACGCCCGATTTCGCGCTTTCGATATCATGCTGCGCGGTCGCGCTGATTCGCTTCTTGGGGCTGTTCAGGATGCCGAGGACGCTCAAGATAGCGTTATGCTCGACGGCAGCGAGATCAATCTGCCGCATGACGACATCTATGAAGTCTGGGATGAAAACGGACGCGTTCTGGGGCATTCGCCCGCGTGGAAGATTCCAGGCGGTTCCAATGTCTTGGCCACATCGTCAAAGCAGTTTGACAAGATCCGCGTGAATGGCACGCGATATCGAACAATTCAAATGGACGGAGTACGGGTAGTCGATCCAGGAGATAAAAACGGAGGAGTACGGCGGCGCGTGACGATCGTTTATGGTTCTCCGACAAGACCCGCATGGAAAGCAGTGTGGAATGCTGTTTTATTTTATGGAGCGACGAGCTTGATTCTTGTCATTCTTACAGGAGTGGTCATGTTCTGGTTGCTCCGGAGGGGGCTCGCACCTCTCGACGAGCTTGCGGCACAGGCATCCGGCCTTTCTGTTAACTCGTGGCTTTTTGCACCGTCCGATCGAATTCGCGAAACAACAGAGTTGGCTCCGCTCGCGACGGCGCTAGAGACTGCGATGCAGGGACTTGAACGATCCTTCAAACAGCAACATCAATTTGTCAGCGATGCCACGCACGAGTTGAAGACGGCAGTCGCAGTGATTAAGTCGTCTCTTCAACTGCTCTCGATGAAACCAAGAGCCCCGAGTGAGTATCAGACCGGACTCGAACGGTGTCAGATCGACTGTCGACGTATCGAGGAGATCGTTGTAAAGATGCTCACCCTTGCCCGCGTTGAAAGCAACATGACAGGCACAGCAGATCATTCAAGCGTCCTCTCGACGAACCTCGGCCAGATCGTAAAGAGCGTGGTGACGCAGCTCGAGACGTTCGCCGAACTCAACAGGATTTGTATTGAGGTTTTGGTTTCCGACGCTTTTACATTGGACATTGAGGAAGATGAGTTGGAATTACTCTGCTCCAATCTGCTAATGAACGCGCTACAGCACAGCAAAGCAGGAGATGTTGTACGCGTGATAGGAAGATCGGTCGGCGGCTGGCTGGAGTTGGTTATCTCCGATCAGGGTGGTGGCATAGAAAAAGAATTTCTTCCCTACATCTTCGACCGCTTTTACCGGAATGATTTCTCGCGCAGTCGACGAACTGGTGGTACCGGTCTTGGACTCGCCATTTGCAGAGCTATTACAAATAAAGCCAACGGCACAATCGAACTTCGAAGCACACCGGGCTCAGGAACTACGGTAGTTGTCCGATTACATCTCGATCGCAATTCTTGTACTCCGACCGGGATCACTGCGGAACAAATTCCGTCAAACGAGACCAAATCCTCTAGTTGTTAG
- a CDS encoding TolC family protein yields the protein MINRLEADRRPKRDRSNKNRPLIVATLLLFHVPVLLRGQETVAESTQSPTAAPEGIVSVHITLDEAILRARNNEPAFAAAVAASRVSSLDRSIARATLLPNVTYHNQFIYTQAANGATGSNNASTNSLSIGSAPRFIANNAVHEYTSQGIISETVGLQQVTAVSRAAAAAAVASAELEIARRGLVSAVVGLFYSSLAADRKLIVAQRSSQEASSFTALTELRESAREAAHADVVKAQLQQQQRVRDLADAALQVQKTRLELGVLLFPNPLSPFTLTVSPVPAPLASWTEVETAATRSNPELQSAMSSLRVSNLDVSSARAAYLPDLGLNLAYGIDAAQFAVNGRDGVRNLGYSATATLDIPVWDWLSTQHRVRQAQILRDAAKTTLTATQRRLTAQLDEFYAEASVARDQLQSLQVSAQTARESLQLTRLRYTAGEATVLEVVDAQNSLTNAELAREDGTVRYETALANLQILTGTI from the coding sequence ATGATCAATCGTTTAGAGGCGGATCGTCGACCTAAAAGAGATCGTAGTAACAAGAACAGGCCACTAATAGTAGCAACTTTGTTACTATTTCATGTCCCTGTCCTGCTCCGCGGGCAAGAGACGGTGGCTGAATCAACGCAGTCGCCCACAGCTGCACCAGAGGGAATCGTATCGGTGCATATCACGCTTGACGAGGCGATCTTGCGTGCTCGAAACAATGAACCCGCGTTTGCCGCAGCGGTTGCCGCGAGTCGGGTCAGTAGTCTCGACCGTTCAATTGCGCGTGCGACCTTGCTTCCGAATGTTACTTACCATAACCAGTTCATATATACGCAGGCCGCCAACGGAGCAACCGGATCAAACAATGCTAGTACTAACTCTCTTTCTATAGGTTCTGCGCCACGTTTTATCGCCAATAACGCTGTGCACGAATACACAAGCCAAGGAATCATCTCTGAGACCGTCGGCCTTCAGCAAGTTACGGCAGTATCCCGCGCCGCGGCTGCAGCAGCAGTAGCGTCGGCCGAATTGGAGATAGCTCGACGAGGTTTAGTGTCTGCAGTAGTTGGGCTCTTTTATAGCTCTCTGGCAGCCGACCGCAAATTGATCGTCGCTCAACGCTCGTCACAAGAGGCCTCAAGCTTTACCGCGCTCACGGAATTAAGGGAGAGCGCTCGGGAAGCAGCTCATGCGGACGTCGTCAAAGCGCAACTGCAACAGCAGCAGCGCGTAAGAGATCTCGCCGACGCAGCGCTGCAGGTTCAGAAGACAAGGCTTGAGTTGGGGGTTTTGCTTTTCCCGAATCCGCTATCACCATTCACCCTTACGGTATCTCCTGTCCCGGCGCCTCTCGCCAGCTGGACCGAAGTTGAGACGGCCGCCACTCGATCTAACCCGGAGCTCCAAAGCGCTATGAGTTCTCTCCGCGTCAGCAATCTTGATGTGAGCTCGGCCCGCGCGGCGTATCTGCCGGATCTGGGCCTCAACCTCGCCTACGGTATCGACGCGGCACAGTTCGCGGTCAACGGTAGGGACGGCGTCCGTAATCTTGGCTATTCTGCTACGGCTACTCTTGATATCCCGGTCTGGGATTGGCTCTCGACACAACATAGGGTACGGCAAGCCCAGATCTTACGTGACGCCGCCAAGACAACACTTACGGCAACGCAGCGCCGTCTCACAGCTCAACTTGACGAATTTTACGCCGAAGCATCGGTCGCACGAGATCAACTGCAATCGCTCCAAGTCAGCGCTCAGACAGCGAGAGAAAGCCTTCAGCTCACGCGCTTGCGCTATACCGCTGGCGAAGCTACCGTCCTCGAAGTCGTAGACGCACAAAACTCGCTAACCAATGCCGAGCTCGCGCGTGAAGATGGAACCGTTCGCTACGAGACCGCGCTTGCCAATCTGCAGATCCTCACAGGAACGATCTAA
- a CDS encoding efflux RND transporter permease subunit has translation MRCSEFFIRRATTTTLLITAIAGFGLLSYLSLPVSNLPEVEYPTIYVSAELPGANPDAMAATVATPLESELSRIPGIEGMTSSSTVGSTNITVHFALNRSIDAAAQDVQAAISRAGGTLPTGMPAPPSYSKVNPTDNPIVWLELHSQTMSYEEFSRYATQIVSKQISMVNGVSQVEVYGPERPAIRVQVDPARLAAYGLDLEQVRVALTSNSASLPTGTLYGATRDYSLEAKSPMTTASEFSDLVVAYRQGMPLRLNQVAMVFNSTSNDKRTFWINGQRSVILAVRKQPGANTVEVADAVKAAVRGLIDTLPPGVVFGRVSDDSRIVRDSIAEVDRTLLLTVLLVVLVIFTFLGTLSSTLIASATIPVSILGSFIVMRLLNYTVDMFSMMAVTLSVGFIVDDAIVMIENIVRHREMGKSKMVAALDGANEVGFTVLSMTVSLVAVFLPILFLNGVLGRLLREFAVTISVSVLLSGVSALTLTPMLCSRFLNTEKKDDHWFHRWSERNYVAFETGYRRSLDCVLKHARAVLVVSLVMTAMTVWLFFIVPKSFMPAVDIGGFSGTMESADDNSFAQMIAYGEQVNRELAKTPWMDSNLSGVFAQNQGWLWVNLKNDPHRPNVKTIIADLQNRLDRIPGLKVYLQPADLVDLGENETRSQYSAALSGPNAEDIYRWAPRLKQTLEGVKELTNISTDLQMSAPRVNVDIRRDLAMSLNVDPEKIANTLYDAYGNRRANTITVASQQYDVVLEVAPEYQRDPASLGSIYVASNTGRLVPLSTITTLNQTVAPLTVNHLGQFPSVTFHFDLRPGVSLGAGTDAARRAAARSGLPASMNFTFRGTAAQFQSSLKGLGLLLVIAVMVIYIVLGVLYESFIHPITILSGLPPAAIGALLTLLAFGQDLNLYSFLGIILLIGIVKKNAIIIVDFALAAEREGGMLPEEAIYKGCLQRFRPIMMTTMAALLGAAPIAWGHGVGGEARRPLGIAVVAGLLLSQSLTLYVTPVVYLYLDRFQRRREHAPKEPELAAAER, from the coding sequence ATGCGATGTTCCGAATTCTTCATCCGGCGCGCAACAACGACGACACTCCTTATCACCGCAATCGCGGGTTTCGGTCTGCTAAGTTATCTGTCATTGCCGGTCAGCAATCTGCCGGAGGTGGAATATCCGACGATCTACGTCTCGGCGGAGCTACCGGGAGCTAATCCAGATGCGATGGCCGCGACGGTGGCGACCCCTCTCGAGAGTGAGCTTTCTCGTATACCCGGTATCGAAGGGATGACCTCGTCGAGCACCGTTGGAAGCACGAACATCACGGTACATTTTGCGCTAAACCGCAGCATCGATGCAGCTGCACAAGACGTGCAGGCGGCAATCTCACGCGCAGGCGGAACTCTTCCCACGGGAATGCCGGCGCCACCGTCGTACTCCAAGGTCAACCCGACAGACAACCCAATCGTTTGGCTTGAACTCCACTCGCAGACGATGTCCTACGAGGAGTTTTCGCGTTATGCAACGCAGATCGTCTCGAAGCAGATCTCGATGGTCAACGGCGTATCGCAGGTAGAGGTATATGGGCCTGAGCGGCCCGCGATTCGAGTTCAAGTCGATCCCGCTCGGCTTGCCGCTTATGGACTTGATCTTGAACAGGTTCGCGTAGCGCTGACATCAAACAGCGCAAGTCTGCCGACGGGCACACTGTACGGCGCTACTCGCGACTACTCGCTCGAAGCCAAGAGCCCGATGACGACTGCGAGCGAGTTTTCCGATCTGGTCGTCGCGTATAGGCAAGGCATGCCACTGCGGCTGAATCAGGTGGCGATGGTCTTCAACAGCACAAGTAATGACAAGCGCACCTTCTGGATCAACGGACAGCGCAGCGTGATTCTGGCGGTCCGTAAGCAGCCAGGCGCTAATACAGTGGAGGTGGCGGATGCGGTCAAGGCCGCGGTGCGTGGGTTGATTGATACCCTCCCGCCGGGAGTAGTTTTTGGACGCGTCTCAGATGACTCAAGGATTGTGCGCGATTCGATCGCCGAGGTGGACCGCACCCTCCTATTGACCGTCTTACTGGTAGTCCTGGTGATCTTTACCTTCCTCGGCACGCTCTCGTCTACCCTGATCGCGAGCGCGACGATCCCGGTCTCGATTCTCGGATCCTTCATTGTGATGCGGCTATTGAACTACACGGTCGACATGTTCTCAATGATGGCGGTGACCTTGTCAGTAGGTTTTATCGTTGATGACGCGATCGTGATGATCGAGAACATCGTGCGGCATCGCGAGATGGGCAAGTCGAAGATGGTGGCTGCGCTCGACGGTGCGAATGAGGTAGGGTTCACCGTCCTGTCGATGACTGTGTCTCTAGTCGCCGTATTTCTCCCAATTCTCTTTTTGAACGGTGTGCTTGGGCGCCTGCTCCGCGAGTTTGCAGTGACAATTTCCGTGTCGGTTCTATTGTCCGGAGTCTCAGCGCTAACGCTGACGCCGATGCTTTGCAGCCGCTTTCTAAATACGGAAAAGAAGGATGACCACTGGTTTCATCGCTGGTCGGAACGCAACTATGTAGCCTTCGAGACTGGCTATCGGCGCTCGCTCGACTGTGTGCTGAAGCATGCGAGAGCAGTGCTGGTCGTAAGTCTCGTAATGACAGCGATGACTGTATGGCTATTCTTCATAGTACCGAAAAGCTTCATGCCTGCGGTGGATATCGGAGGGTTCTCGGGAACGATGGAGTCAGCCGATGACAACTCGTTTGCTCAGATGATCGCGTATGGAGAACAAGTGAATCGCGAATTGGCCAAAACGCCGTGGATGGATAGCAATCTATCCGGAGTCTTCGCTCAAAACCAGGGATGGTTGTGGGTGAACCTGAAGAACGATCCACACCGTCCAAACGTGAAGACGATCATTGCGGATCTGCAGAACAGACTTGATCGAATACCGGGGCTGAAAGTGTATCTGCAGCCGGCGGATCTTGTTGACCTCGGCGAGAACGAGACGCGATCGCAGTACTCTGCAGCGCTCTCGGGGCCAAATGCAGAAGATATCTATCGCTGGGCTCCGCGGCTAAAGCAGACGCTGGAAGGGGTGAAAGAGCTGACGAATATCTCGACGGATCTGCAGATGAGCGCGCCACGCGTAAACGTAGATATCCGTCGCGACCTCGCCATGTCACTGAATGTAGATCCTGAGAAGATCGCAAATACGTTGTATGACGCTTATGGGAACCGGCGTGCGAATACGATCACCGTAGCCTCACAGCAGTACGATGTCGTGCTGGAGGTGGCGCCGGAGTATCAACGCGATCCTGCGTCGCTTGGGAGCATCTATGTGGCGTCCAATACAGGGCGACTGGTGCCATTGTCGACAATAACCACTCTGAATCAGACGGTGGCTCCGCTAACCGTGAACCACCTCGGACAGTTCCCTTCGGTCACGTTTCACTTTGATCTGCGCCCGGGCGTGTCCCTCGGTGCAGGAACAGATGCGGCAAGGCGAGCGGCGGCCCGGTCGGGACTCCCCGCGTCGATGAACTTTACATTTCGTGGGACGGCTGCGCAGTTTCAGAGCTCCCTGAAGGGTCTGGGACTTCTTTTGGTGATCGCAGTGATGGTGATCTACATTGTGTTGGGCGTGTTGTACGAGAGCTTCATCCACCCCATCACGATTTTATCGGGGCTGCCGCCCGCAGCGATTGGCGCGTTGCTGACGCTCCTTGCATTCGGGCAAGACCTGAATCTCTACTCGTTCCTGGGGATCATTCTGCTAATCGGCATCGTGAAGAAGAACGCGATCATAATAGTTGACTTTGCGCTGGCTGCCGAGCGCGAAGGAGGAATGCTACCCGAGGAGGCAATTTATAAAGGCTGCCTGCAGCGCTTCCGTCCGATCATGATGACGACCATGGCCGCTCTACTGGGCGCTGCTCCAATTGCATGGGGCCACGGCGTCGGGGGAGAGGCGCGGCGTCCCTTAGGAATCGCAGTCGTTGCCGGTTTACTGCTCTCTCAGTCCCTCACTCTCTACGTAACGCCGGTGGTGTACCTATACCTCGATCGCTTTCAGCGGCGTAGAGAGCACGCACCTAAAGAACCTGAATTGGCAGCCGCCGAAAGGTGA
- a CDS encoding YncE family protein, producing the protein MITKKTCAAFGKLVLATATLISLNNEQAIAQKPFQLQAKWAVGGEGGWDYLAVDPAMPRLYLTHGTRVEVLDTDTGKLVSNISGLKGTHGVTFDDTGKFGYISDGGANAVVVFDRASFEKVASIPAGTNPDGIVFEPRSKTVWAFNGRSKNATVINTTQRTVVATIPLPGKPEFPTVDGDGTVFVNIEDKNEIVRLDAATTTATGTWQLTGCDSPSGMAIDVAGHRLFSVCDGRKMAVTDSKSGKSLATPAIGEGPDAAGYDAAHKLAFSSNGDGSLTIVDAAKSDYPILQSLATMRGARTMAFDPRSGRIYLVSAEFGPKPAATPENLHPRPSVVPESFIVLVVGRN; encoded by the coding sequence ATGATCACAAAGAAAACCTGTGCAGCTTTTGGAAAGCTGGTCCTAGCCACAGCAACCTTAATCTCGTTAAATAACGAACAGGCAATAGCTCAAAAGCCGTTCCAGCTTCAAGCTAAATGGGCCGTCGGAGGGGAAGGAGGTTGGGACTACCTTGCTGTGGATCCAGCCATGCCCCGCCTTTATCTCACGCACGGTACTCGCGTCGAGGTTCTAGATACAGATACCGGAAAGCTCGTTAGCAACATCTCCGGCCTAAAAGGGACTCACGGCGTTACATTTGACGACACTGGTAAATTTGGCTATATCTCCGATGGTGGCGCGAATGCTGTCGTTGTCTTTGACCGTGCATCTTTTGAAAAAGTGGCATCAATTCCCGCCGGCACGAATCCGGATGGCATAGTTTTCGAACCCCGTTCTAAGACGGTGTGGGCTTTCAACGGTCGCAGTAAAAATGCAACTGTCATAAATACAACTCAACGTACCGTTGTCGCCACAATTCCTCTTCCCGGGAAACCTGAATTTCCTACTGTCGATGGTGATGGCACAGTTTTTGTAAATATCGAGGACAAGAACGAGATCGTTCGGCTGGACGCTGCTACAACTACGGCAACAGGGACTTGGCAACTTACCGGCTGTGATTCCCCATCAGGTATGGCAATTGATGTCGCCGGACATCGTCTGTTTTCGGTCTGCGATGGTAGGAAGATGGCCGTAACCGATTCGAAATCTGGTAAGAGCCTTGCTACACCGGCCATCGGAGAGGGTCCGGACGCGGCTGGCTACGATGCCGCTCACAAGCTAGCGTTCTCATCGAACGGAGATGGATCTCTGACTATAGTTGACGCCGCTAAGAGCGACTACCCAATACTGCAATCGCTCGCGACAATGAGGGGCGCGCGCACCATGGCGTTTGATCCGAGAAGCGGGCGAATCTATCTTGTCAGCGCAGAGTTCGGCCCCAAGCCCGCCGCAACCCCGGAAAACCTACACCCACGTCCCTCTGTTGTACCGGAGTCCTTTATCGTGCTGGTGGTCGGGCGCAATTAG
- a CDS encoding phytoene desaturase family protein → MPAPIRELALRRWDAIVVGAGHNGLACATYLSKAGKSVLVLESQNRVGGACTIEEPFPGVRMSPCAYLAGLLHPLVVSELDLPGRGFQWTPAVNGLFVPFLDGSSIQLWDDDQRCEAEIRSFAPGDVEGWRAMNDVIRRLRDALRPVGDRDLWIGEPPTREQIEERLNTDREARHVLFDWSMAEFIERYLNDERLQTAYLGQGVIGTNASPFTPGTASIRFHHSSGRLGGMPGMWGYVKGGMGMVSFYFCDAAREAGAIVATGVPVGQIIPGQGVILEGGERIFSPIVISNADPRRTQKLLGTAADTAWSKCVEKIPIEGCTVKLNVLLRELPDFTARPGKNQPHHYGQINAPLTKAEWKAGFVASQLGELPDYLWCELYFQSIHDATVTPEGLHTMSIFAQYVPYAFSCGTWDERREEVRQLALGSLSRFCSNINDAVLDSQVLGPPDIERKVGLTGGHIFQGECLPPYMWSNRLSVRTPMQGVYLCGACTHPGGSVIGINGRNAAMVVLKDTGTSDDRL, encoded by the coding sequence TTGCCCGCACCGATACGCGAACTTGCCTTGCGCAGGTGGGACGCAATCGTAGTTGGAGCAGGCCACAACGGGCTTGCCTGCGCAACCTATCTGTCGAAGGCAGGCAAGAGCGTCCTCGTGCTTGAGAGCCAAAACCGAGTAGGCGGTGCTTGCACTATTGAAGAACCTTTTCCCGGGGTACGCATGTCTCCATGCGCCTATCTCGCCGGTCTGCTGCATCCACTCGTCGTCTCAGAGTTGGACCTGCCCGGACGGGGTTTTCAGTGGACTCCTGCGGTCAATGGGCTCTTTGTTCCGTTCCTCGACGGCTCCAGCATTCAGCTATGGGACGATGATCAGCGATGCGAGGCCGAGATTCGCAGCTTCGCTCCTGGAGATGTAGAAGGTTGGCGTGCAATGAATGATGTCATCCGCAGATTGCGTGACGCTTTGCGGCCTGTAGGTGACAGAGACTTGTGGATCGGTGAACCTCCTACTCGCGAACAGATTGAAGAGCGGCTCAATACCGATCGGGAGGCGAGGCATGTCCTCTTCGATTGGTCAATGGCTGAGTTTATCGAACGCTATCTGAATGATGAACGCCTACAGACTGCGTACCTGGGTCAAGGAGTTATTGGTACGAATGCGAGCCCATTCACTCCTGGCACTGCTTCAATCCGATTTCATCATTCTTCAGGCCGGCTTGGCGGAATGCCTGGTATGTGGGGCTATGTCAAAGGCGGCATGGGCATGGTCTCGTTTTACTTCTGCGATGCCGCACGTGAAGCAGGAGCAATCGTCGCGACTGGTGTTCCAGTCGGGCAGATCATTCCTGGACAAGGTGTAATCCTCGAGGGCGGTGAGCGCATCTTTTCTCCAATTGTGATCTCGAATGCTGATCCGCGACGAACGCAGAAGCTGCTCGGAACCGCGGCAGATACTGCGTGGAGCAAGTGTGTCGAGAAGATTCCAATTGAGGGTTGCACTGTGAAACTGAACGTCCTGCTGCGTGAGCTGCCTGACTTTACAGCCCGTCCAGGAAAGAATCAACCGCATCATTACGGGCAGATAAATGCGCCACTTACCAAAGCTGAATGGAAGGCCGGCTTTGTCGCCTCACAGCTAGGGGAGCTACCAGACTACTTATGGTGCGAGTTGTACTTTCAGAGCATTCACGATGCAACGGTTACCCCGGAGGGGCTGCACACCATGAGCATCTTTGCCCAATACGTTCCCTATGCATTTTCGTGCGGTACGTGGGATGAAAGACGCGAAGAAGTTCGCCAACTTGCACTTGGGTCGCTCTCACGCTTCTGCTCCAATATCAACGATGCGGTGCTGGACTCTCAGGTCCTCGGCCCTCCTGATATAGAACGCAAGGTGGGCCTTACGGGCGGTCATATATTCCAAGGCGAATGTCTACCTCCGTACATGTGGTCTAATCGACTGTCCGTGCGGACGCCGATGCAAGGCGTCTACCTCTGCGGAGCGTGCACACACCCAGGCGGCAGCGTCATCGGAATTAACGGACGTAACGCTGCAATGGTTGTGTTGAAGGACACCGGAACATCTGATGACAGGCTCTGA